The genomic stretch TCTTCCTGCCGCTGATATAGGCCCGACCAACCGCCAGCATCTGCTGCTCGCCGCCGCTCAGGGTTCCGGCCAGCTGGTCTTTCCGTTCTTCCAGGCGCGAGAAGAGATCAAAGACCCATTTCCGGTCTTTGACCACGGCCTCCTTATCCTTACGGGCAAAGGCAGCCAGGGTGAGATTTTCGGTGACGGTGAGATTGCCGAAGATCATTCGCCCTTCTGGAACATGAGAGATACCGAGTTTTGAGACCACCTTGTCAGTATTGTACTTGAGGATACTCTCCCCCATAAAATCGATCTTTGAGCCCGGTTCCGCTGGAATCATTCGGGAAATGGCCCGAAGGGTGGTGCTCTTTCCTGCCCCGTTAGCCCCGATAATGGTCACGATCTCACCCTGCTCCACGGAAAAGCTCACTTCGTGCAAGGCGCGGATATTGCCGTAGGAGACGGTTAGATTCTCTACAGTGAGCTGCATTAATGAATATCCTCCGTGCCGAGATAGGCTTCAATCACCTTGGGATTATTCTGGATTTCCTCCGGTTGCCCCTGGGCTATCACCTCACCAAAGACCAAGACCTGGATGCTGTCGCAGAGTTCCATGACAAACTTCATCCGATGCTCAATGAGGAAGATGGCTACTCCGAATTCCCGGTGGACCTGGCGGATGATGGCAATCATCCTGACCAGCTCATCTGGGGTCATACCCGCAGTAGGTTCATCCAGGAAAAGGATTTTTGGGTTGGTTGCCATGGCCCGGGCCATCTCCACCCGGCGTTGGGCTCCGTAGGGCAGGCTGCCCACCATATGCTCGGCAAACTGGCTGATGTCAAAGGTCTCCATCAGCCGGTAGCAATGCTCCTTGACTTTTTTTTCCTGTCGTCGGCAGGCCGGGGTGCCGAAAAAGGCCCCGAACAGGCCGTAGCTGAGCTGGGAGTAATGGGCCAGCCGGATATGATCGAGCACGTTCATGTGCCGCCAGAGAAGCAGGTTCTGAAAGGTTCTGCCGATCCCCATTGAGGCGATGTGATGGGGTTCTTTGCCCCGGATATTTTCCCCTTCAAGGGTGAGGGTGCCCTCAGTGGGTGTATATACCCCGGTAATCAGGTTGAAGACCGTGGTCTTGCCTGCCCCGTTGGGGCCGATCAGCCCGTGGATTCGGCCCGGCTCAATGCTGAGATTGAAGCCATGTACCGCACGCAGTCCTCCGAAAAAATGGGTCATGTTGTTTACTTCAAGCAGGGAGGACATTGCCTGTGGCTCCTTCAGATTCTTCATATTATTCAAACGGCAATCTACTGGTTTTACGACGGTTCATGCGGTGCATATGAGGGTACTGTTTGCGCTTGAGCGTCGGCTGAATGCGTCGATGTATTCTTATGCCGGACACTGCGGGCAGAAACATCTTTGAGCAAGGCCGGGCTCGGGTGTATTATGAACAGAGACACCGGCCTGTTTTCAGGGGATTGTTCATAAGCGGCAGGTGCTTGACCTTTTAAAAAGAGTATTATATCGAGATTGAAAGAAAAGTACAGAAAAAGGAATGACCGGGACACGCGCTGTTGTGCATTCATCCGGTAATGAGAACTTCATCGAAGTAAATCAACAAACTGTGATAAGGGGGATTCTGTTCATGCAAAGCCCATCTGATAACGTCTCAATTTCTCAAGAAGAGTTTGCCGGGCTGGAACAACAGGTCGAAACATTGAATGAGGAGTTGGCATATTATAAAAAAATTTCAAAAGCCTTACAAAAAGATCATTCCTTCCGAAAAGGTGTTATAGAGCGGGCCGCTGAAGGGGTCTGTGTCTGCCATGATATCCCGGAAAGTCCGCATGTGCGATTTACAGTGTGGAACGCCAGAATGGTTGATATTACCGGGTATAGTCTTGAAGAAATCAACATAAAAGGGTGGTATCAAGCCATGTACCCGGACCCGCTTGTTCAGGAGAAAGCGATAAAACGCATGAACCAAATGCGGGAAGGGAATGACCTGCACGGCGAGCGATGGGAAGTGGTACGATCTGACGGAGAAAAACGTATCCTTTCAATTTCAACCTCGGTTTTGAAGGCCGATGACGG from Candidatus Electrothrix communis encodes the following:
- a CDS encoding ABC transporter ATP-binding protein, which encodes MQLTVENLTVSYGNIRALHEVSFSVEQGEIVTIIGANGAGKSTTLRAISRMIPAEPGSKIDFMGESILKYNTDKVVSKLGISHVPEGRMIFGNLTVTENLTLAAFARKDKEAVVKDRKWVFDLFSRLEERKDQLAGTLSGGEQQMLAVGRAYISGRKIMLLDEPSMGLAPLLMLDMFKSLKEINRTGTTILLVEQNARLALKFAQRGYVLENGKLVLEGKADDLLDNPGVKKAYLGA
- a CDS encoding ABC transporter ATP-binding protein; protein product: MSSLLEVNNMTHFFGGLRAVHGFNLSIEPGRIHGLIGPNGAGKTTVFNLITGVYTPTEGTLTLEGENIRGKEPHHIASMGIGRTFQNLLLWRHMNVLDHIRLAHYSQLSYGLFGAFFGTPACRRQEKKVKEHCYRLMETFDISQFAEHMVGSLPYGAQRRVEMARAMATNPKILFLDEPTAGMTPDELVRMIAIIRQVHREFGVAIFLIEHRMKFVMELCDSIQVLVFGEVIAQGQPEEIQNNPKVIEAYLGTEDIH
- a CDS encoding PAS domain S-box protein, whose protein sequence is MTGTRAVVHSSGNENFIEVNQQTVIRGILFMQSPSDNVSISQEEFAGLEQQVETLNEELAYYKKISKALQKDHSFRKGVIERAAEGVCVCHDIPESPHVRFTVWNARMVDITGYSLEEINIKGWYQAMYPDPLVQEKAIKRMNQMREGNDLHGERWEVVRSDGEKRILSISTSVLKADDGVIHVLGLMMDVTEEERHRQHLETVLNELKTILDRSLA